The following is a genomic window from Nicotiana tabacum cultivar K326 chromosome 3, ASM71507v2, whole genome shotgun sequence.
ATAACCAACTGTTTAGAGGATTTATCTCTCCACTTTCTGCTTCTTACCATTTCTCCTGCCATGTTTGAGACACGTCATTGAACAACAAAAGTTCTCACTCGtatctctccccccccccccccaaaacaaaaaaaaaacaaagagggAGCTCTTAGAAACAAATAGATGGAAAGAGAAGTCTGGTTTCCTCTATAGTTCTAAGCAAGGATTCTTAGTACAAGAGACTATAACATCAAGAGAAAACTAATAAATAGTGCACACGGCTGGGTTGGTTTTAGTCCTTCTAGGCACAGGCCATGTGCTACCGACATGAACTCAATCTCAGACTAAAGTATGACTCCAGTAACAGATAGTTTTCATTGCCTCCTAGCTGAGAAAGGATGCATTACACTATTCCACATCTCTTTGAGGTGGTAGTACCTGTATTTGACCTAAGATGATGCACGTTTCGTCATTTAGTGCAAAGATTTAAGATAGTTTTTCTATTGTATCCTTGTaagttttaagttttcaacagAATGGTAACTGCAGCTTCCATATTAAAGTCATAAAACATGGTTTATGAAGACATCGTTGCATGAAACAGAATAATCTTCAACTCTCTTTTGGTCTACTAAAAGACTTTCATCAACCAATACCTCAAGAAGGCCAAGCACTTTGTTCGAGTATTACCACACAAGTTCTCCACTGCATCCTTCAAATCCAAAAGCTCAAAGCAGATTTTCCTAATTCCCTGCACAACTCAGAACATTAAACTTGGGACTCacaagaaaagacaaaaatgaTGAATCAACAAGCACCCTAGAAATAGTGGAAAAGATAGATTTCTTTGATTTCGCGTGTGAAAAGCAAGACACCATCATATCCCAACTAGAGAAACTTAAACCATGGTCTAGAGACAACTATATTGCGGGGCTCCGAAATATATTCTTAGTAAATTCCAACACTAATTATCATTTCCCCCGTGAGCTATTGGAAAATAAATGGAAACAGAAATGGAGAAAGGCAATATGCATACTCAAGGAAATGGAGTATGCATATTTGGGAACAAAACAAAATGCATGACCATAGAACTTCAGGAAGACATAAGCCTAATATCAGACAGACCATTTCAACATTTCACCATAGCACCACAGTTTTACTTCCGGCACTCGAAAAACTAACCTagaaaatcaaattgaatttgaaatcccaaaataaaagttCAGTTCCTCTTCAGCAAGCACAACTAGGTTTTTACTTGAAATATGGACACCCCAAGACACTaaacaaaataagaattttaaaaaataaggagTACCTACAGAAAGTCACAAATTTAGCTCAGAAAATAGATCAACCTCGAGAAAAGAATAAACAAACTTGCACGTTTCATCAAAGCACAAAAATTTAACTTCCAGCACTTGAAGTACATGAAAACTAAAGAACACCCAGATGAATTGTCACAAATTTGGTTCAGAATATTGatcaaaatttttattaaaaaaaaaagaagaaaacacacacacacacacacacacacaatgaTAAGAGCAGTTGAATTTGCTAGCACACTTAATTTCTCAGCAATGAACCAAAATGGGGGTGAAACGGAAGTAGAGAAAAggcaaagagagagagagagagagaatactTTTTCAGTTTTGGATTGGTAAATGGAGTCGATCTTGGATTGAGGGGTCACACTTTCGACACAGGGgaaatcatcttcttcttcactgCTTTCCATCCTCATTTTTCCTGTTACAGCGACAACAGACCCCAAACTCCCAGTAGATTTTCCGCTTTGCAGCTGTTGAAAATGGGAAATGAAGAGAGATACAGAGTTCACTGGACTTCACTTGAAATCAGCATTCGAAATAAGTAGCCTTTCTACATGTGCGTGTTGAGgttccccctctttttttcttttttctcttttctttttttttttttggtgagaGGGGGAGAGTAGGGCCGGGCATATTGGTATATATTGGTAATACCAATAGTCCGAATCGAAAAAAATTTATTTGGGTTAATGATTCGGTAACGGTTTAGCATTATTTTGCTATTGGGCTACCGATTCGGATCTCGGTTTGCCCAATTTTATTAACGGTTTAACGAATAACCcaataaactttatcaaaataCGATATTATCCTTAGGTATATAAATTTTCCCGTTCTCACAATTCTCTATCTACTGTTGTAACCCTCCCAAATTTGTCATTCAACACATAGAGAAACAATATTGTAAGGTTTATCATATTCTTTGAGAGGGTTACAAAAATAAGAAAGTTTATCATATTCTTTGTACAGTACACATTATACTTCATTACTTCTTCCCTCTAGAATCTTGATTGAGTTATTCTATCGGGTAAATCGATAAACCGAATCGATAATCGACTTAGTTATCGGTTTAACATAtttataaaccgataaccgatatgtCAAACGGATAATATTTACAATCGAACCGAACCGACCAGCCCAGCCCGGGGAGAAGGGACGAGGGAAGCCTTGCTTGCGGGAAACAAAACTATGTTTAGCGCATACATAATTATAATTCCCTATTATTTGCATTAACTTTATTTTATCTCCATTTGTGAAATAAAACTTAAATATCCTATGATTAActtattcaaataatttaaatgcattGATAAAGACCCAAAAAAAAGAGTCAAATTAGACATAATAAAAGATACAAGCTAAAAAAATTGATGATTAGAGCTAAATTTCTAAGATGGGAACATAATGGCAGAAATAAAAAGTGGCTCCACGAGAAGTATTATGTACTCCATGAGAAAATGGTAGCATAAAACGAGTTGAAtctgaaaaaataataaagaatcgGTGTACATTTAAGTGCAATTTAATCTATTTATACAATATAGTTTCCTtacaaaaaacaataaaaagggAACCTTTATATAAATTTTGGAGCTATAACAAATTGAGAAGAGAAGAACAAGATGGATGCATGGGATCAATAGCTGATAGTTATGCCTTTTCTTTATTGAAAGGTTAAGTCTGCCTATAATAAAGATATTTAAATGTGAATAATTTCTCAGCTCGTATTTATCTTCATTTATGAATTTATCAAATTAACCCAAAGAAAATGCAATACCACACATGACTCCATCTAGATCAAGAGTGACAGTAAGTTACCTATTTACTTTCTTCCAAAATAAAACACATTGGAGGGAGGGAAGGAAATCATATGCTAACTATAATTACGATGAATTAACCAAAATTATGATAGAACTAGTGAATTTGCTGCGCTTCGTGCGGTTATTTTGTAAAAGGTATTAATGAATTAATGAgctaatattttttaaaagtgaattgaggtaaaagaaagaaaaaacatgaGAATTATTGGTCTCGCCTATAAATATCATGTTAATGTCTATTGAAATTATAGTAACAATAATGTAGGCAAGTAAAATTACATCTTTTTTGTTATAACAATTTGATAAAACTCAATTGTTCGTCGTACATCATCAGTGTTTCACTATTCATACTCCTAAAATTTTACCAAATGTGCTTCGGAAAAGATTTGAAAGTCTTCTCGTTTTAGGAGAagataaattaaaaagaaaaatattttctactaatTTTAGAACACTATTAAAGGCTTTTAGAGATTTTAGAATCCTTTTTTAATATTTTCCTATTATAGTAGGTATATTTGGTTATATTCCTTAAAAAGTACGTTCGTTTTCTATATTTTCATAAGTATTTGAGTAAAGGATACttgcatttagtatttatttgaTTGTATTCCTAGAAGatcaatttcttaaaaatatatgtatataagaCGTGATTTATATTTCCTCTATTATAGAGTGAGAGATTTATTTCCaatttttccttctttattttcttctcacccccccccccccccacacacacacacacgattCTTCTTTCCCTTTCCCCCTTCTTTTCTTACTCATTTCTTCCTTCTCTTTGATTCTCTCGTTCTTATTGTACCTCTTTGTTATTGCACTTCAGATATTTAACATTTGTTAttctttctaaaataatcaaatttattcttctttttcctcttgCTAATTTTCgggaaaaaaactgaaaaatacattttttttttcCTCAAATAGTTTTTGCTTTCCATGTTATACTCTCTTCATTATTTCATATATAGTCATCTTGCTCCCATCAATTTTCGCCAATAAGTACctccttttttttaattgtagAACCCAGTATGTAAAAAATATTGTAAATCAGAATCCGTGAGTTAAAAAATCTGACACTATATTTGAATACAAACAAAATTAAATTTTGTTGGATAAGTATTATACAAATAGtaaattttcttttataaattgCACTATCAATAAGAGGACAGAATATGTGTGATAAGATGTACTTCAAGTTCATCATGCACTAAAAAGAAAGAGAAACGTTTCTCCATAAAGGCATAACCAAATTGATCAGAATTCATAATAATGGAAATGTTCAAATAAAAATTGCCCTAAACACCGCCTtgcttaaaaatttattttatagaGGTAAATACTTCACCCACTATTTGAAAATCAAAggagaaagagaaggaaaaagtGGGTAAAAGTAGGATATAGTTGAACAATTTTTTTTGTACTtaaaaccttatatatagtttaagtgtaaataagagaattaatAAAAGCAAAACATACAACCATAAAATTAAATGACCTTCATTTCTTTTTCACATAAAATTAAATTTGTAGGCGAAGATTTTATTTTGATCAACCAACACTTCAGGCAAAAGATAATGATACATCAATTATCATTCTCATAATAGACTTAAACTCCTCTAAATCACAATTATTCCAGAAAATGTACATTAGACAACGATTTAACAATATCCTTAGAAATTATGAAATAAACTAAATGTAGCAACTAAGCACACTACTAATTATCAACTTGCAAAAAACACAAAACTAAAATCAATGAAattaaaaaggagaaagaaaacatTACAGGCAAAATATAATACAACATCAATTACCACTCCTCATGATAGACTTAAACGTCTTCTGAATTGCAAGTGCAATTGCTCCAGAAAATACAATTTAGAAAACGGCTTAACATTATTATCCATGAAACAAATTAATCCAAATGCAACAACTACACACAACATAATCAACCTgcaaaaaacacaaaaacaaaatcaaagaaaaaaaaggagaaagaaaacatCAGAATCTTATAATACATTAAGCACAATAATATTCTAATTTTTTGCAATTAAAGCAGGAAAAGGCTTCAAACATATTTCAAAATGACAATTATTTCCGATtaagaattaaaaaaagtaaaagaaataaaaaagcaAAGATGATTAGTAACAATTAACGTTACAAATTTCAACCTTTTCGACTAAAAAGGTCTACAagatacacacacaaaaaagaagaaaaaagaacaacTCATAAGAGAACGTAGGAAAGAAGAACGAAAAACGGTAAGAAATTAGGAAGGAAGAGGTGGAATTTTAGGAGAAGAAataaatagtagtagtagtagtagtagtgagGAAAGATATAAATGAGTTTATTATGTTGGTAACGGCTAAAGACATGGTAGAAAGAAAAGTGAAAGGACGTGATGTTTGGATTTTTTAATTAAGTGATTGTTGGAATTTGTTAAAGAAGAATACTTCATTTTTAAATAGCATATAAATAGGGAAAAGGGGATAAAAGccaaaaagaaggagaaaatagataaataagaTCTTTGGCCAAAGAAAAGTGTCAAGTCATCTCCCATTGTCCTAACTTTATATATATAGATTTACTTGGCCACCTTTAGAAATTAGGATAAAGCTAACTAGAATTATTCCTATTTATCTTTCAAAGATTAGTAGACAACCCAAATTCTTCTAAATTTTCACTAAAATTAATAGCAAAagtgctatttttttttttttgccaaaagcacttttggccaaaaattgagatgtttggccaagcttttggaagaaaaaagaaagttcttttgaggagaagcagaataGTTTTGGAGGAGctaaaaaaagtagcttctctccaaaagcacttttttgagaagcacttttgagaaaaatacacttagaacaGTTTTTTTAAAGCtcggccaaacactaattgccgctcagaagtgcttttcaaactaattagcgaaacacaaactgcttctcgccaaaaatacttttgagaaaaacacttttgaaaaaaacaattctcaaaataagctgatttttgcagcttggccaaacgggctataagaTAGCGACAGCACACGGAGTTTTGATCACAGCAATACAGTTCATTGATAATGTTAAGTACAATTCATAATAATGTTACAACAGTGCCAAGATTGACAAAGTACTTCTGAAGAAATACATTAAAGATAAGAAAAGCACTTCCACTGATAATAAGATAGTGGAACAATTGCAGACAACGTAAGAGGTGAAGAATGTTAAACTTAAAATGTTATTGTTCCCCAGTCTTCAGAAACTTGCATTCTATTTAGTGTTTAGTTGAATAATTAGCATTCACATTGCGGCATCAAGGAAAGCATCAGAGACATCAAGTTCCACGTTCAGATTTCTGGCTGAAGGCAATCCTGCAACCACTTCATCTTCGATTTCACATTCGTTTGTTCCTCTTCTGATCTTAAAGTAACCATCCTGCCATGAACACAAATATACATTTCAGAAGAAGGATGTACGCTCTGCTCAATTAGCACGTCTTCAAGAAGTAGCAttcaccccctccccccaaaacCCAAACCAAACCCAAGAATGCGCATATATAAAGTACAAGAGACATATACTGAACATTATGAGTCAAGTGTGTGAACTCTGATTTTGAAAGGGAAAAGCTAAGGTTTTAAAACTTTTTAGTAATTTTCCCCGAGGAAGAATGAAGTATTTTCGCTCAAGTAAACATTGAAAGAAAAAGGATTGACTCTAGACATACATCACCCCAGCCTCTGTTCCACTGATTGGCAAGAAGCTGCAAAGCCAAAAGAAGATGATCAAATTTAAAAAAGGACGAAATGGTTTTGAAGATATAATGGCACAATTTGAAAATGTCAACAAACCCAATAGTCCTCTCCATCCTCAGTTCCCCATCCGATGAGTTTAACAGCATGGCCTCCCATTATATCACCGGTTACATGCTTGTAAACTCCAGATTTGTAGTGAGCGAAATCCTGTGTACGAAAATAAGCTTGTCATTCAGTATAGGAAGGGCATATATATCGAATAGGAGATTATAACAGATAGAATAAAGAAACTAATCCAAGGCAACAAATCCTAATTTCACCAGAAAAGATAATGCAATCTCAAGAACCACGCCGAGGCAAACGAAAGAACATAAGCAGCCTACTGCTGAAGCATGTACCACTTGACAAACAGTACATGTGTGCACAAATATCCCAGACTAGGATATCAGTATGTTCAAACAATGATCCTTAGATAGTACTCCTAGAATTGGAACTTCCAACTGGTACTCCTTCATTGTAATGGACATAATATTCTGGAAGGCTAAACGACTACAGATCACAAATTGGCATAATAATTCCACAAACATGATTGATGGTAATACTAGGATTTAGAAAGGTAAACTTGGTGACCAAAACTTATTTGAACTCTGTCTAAAAGTTTATCGACAGCAATTTGACAGTCGACCAGAGAAAGAAAGtaatttcaattacattttgttATTTCATTCATTTCAGCCAAGCAGTATTAAAATGCTCATGTATGCTTTCTAAAGAACTCTCCAAAAAACATTTAGAATAAAGTACTCATAATATTTAACTAAAGTTTCTCAATGTATATTAGAGTTAGCCAGAAAGAAGTCTACCCAAGCTAACAATATTATAGGGTATATACTGAATTGCGTTTTGATTCTTGTTTGGGATTGAGGCTCAGTTGTCGTTGCTGTTTTAAAGGTACATGCAACATCCAACTTTATATCTAATATCTTAACAGTACGAATTGTATCTCAAatatcagtatcataattttACTCTCCTTCCTCAATCGTTCTTACCTCGTAAACGGTAAAAGAGACCTCAACTGGTCCATTCTTGTAAACTTCTGTCATTATACTGTGGGGATCGGAGCTGATCATGTATGCATTGACGCCAAAATGCTTGGACTTACTCCAGAGTAAATTCTGCTTAATGCACTTCCTGTGACACTTGGGGGTGGGATATGCAGGTTCACATCCAGGGTGGGAACATCCCTCATTATCAAAGTAAGGGTCACACTGCCAGAATAAATTTTCTTAGTTAGTTGAGAATAAGGATCCAAAGTTTCATTTTTTGACTGGTGTATAAGGATCCAAAGTATCTGAAAGCTATAATCTTTCTGAAGTCCAATAAGTCAAGAACAAAACCATATACCTCATCTGTGACCACACCCTTGCGGACAAAGTACTTCCAAGCTTGTAACGGATATCCACCATCACAACCATCCCCACATAAAAAGCCACAGCATGCTAAGAGATCATTTGCTGACAGAGAGATATTCTGCCTCACACATTACATTTGAATCATC
Proteins encoded in this region:
- the LOC107830479 gene encoding cathepsin B-like protease 3; amino-acid sequence: MAMNHMSLAALLLLIGASILILQVVAEQPISQAKAESAILQDSIVKQVNENEKAGWKAALNPHFSNFTVSQFKRLLGVKPTRKGDLKGIPILTHPKLLELPQEFDARVAWPNCSTIGRILDQGHCGSCWAFGAVESLSDRFCIHYGLNISLSANDLLACCGFLCGDGCDGGYPLQAWKYFVRKGVVTDECDPYFDNEGCSHPGCEPAYPTPKCHRKCIKQNLLWSKSKHFGVNAYMISSDPHSIMTEVYKNGPVEVSFTVYEDFAHYKSGVYKHVTGDIMGGHAVKLIGWGTEDGEDYWLLANQWNRGWGDDGYFKIRRGTNECEIEDEVVAGLPSARNLNVELDVSDAFLDAAM